The Saprospiraceae bacterium genome includes a window with the following:
- a CDS encoding BrxA/BrxB family bacilliredoxin: MYPLELVKPIAKDLTDFGFQGLNTPEEVTSAIENESGTVLVVVNSVCGCAAANARPAAKISVTHDKRPDKLVTVFAGVDKEAVDKAREYMLPYPPSSPAIALFKGGQLVHMLERRHIEGNSAQAIANNLVDAYDRYC, from the coding sequence ATGTATCCGTTAGAATTAGTAAAACCTATTGCAAAAGACCTGACAGATTTTGGCTTTCAAGGCCTGAATACTCCTGAAGAGGTAACTTCAGCTATTGAAAATGAATCAGGAACCGTATTGGTAGTTGTCAATTCAGTGTGTGGATGTGCTGCTGCAAATGCTCGTCCGGCTGCAAAAATATCTGTAACACACGATAAGCGACCTGATAAATTGGTCACCGTATTTGCCGGAGTGGACAAAGAAGCAGTAGACAAAGCAAGGGAATATATGTTGCCTTATCCACCTTCATCACCTGCTATAGCATTGTTTAAAGGTGGACAATTAGTGCACATGCTGGAAAGACGACATATCGAAGGTAATTCCGCTCAAGCTATTGCGAATAATCTTGTAGATGCTTACGATAGGTATTGTTGA
- a CDS encoding type II toxin-antitoxin system RelE/ParE family toxin: protein MTLLLLQTNPSHPSLRLHKLKGNLSDLHSVSLNMKYRILLDFIIKDDQVILIDIGDHDGMY, encoded by the coding sequence ATGACACTTCTATTGCTTCAAACCAATCCTTCACACCCATCTCTCAGACTGCACAAGCTGAAAGGTAATTTATCAGACCTTCATTCTGTGTCTCTCAATATGAAATACAGAATACTTCTGGACTTTATTATCAAAGATGATCAGGTGATTTTGATAGATATTGGCGATCATGATGGGATGTATTGA
- a CDS encoding patatin-like phospholipase family protein, whose translation MKVEYDFGLVLSGGGFRGAAHIGVIKALSEAGIKPDIISGVSAGSLVGACLASGISEEQMLQLFKTPNLFSLRNYSYRKAGLLDTDKFLKILSEFLPIDNFNDLKLPLYIVATNMLTGKLTTFSTGNLLPTVLASCALPFVFSPVEINGGLYNDGGIINNFPVEPLIGKCKKIIGVYVNPVNEILPEDLNTSLKVLDRAFRISTGAVPYLKFKHCDLMIEPKALGKYNIFDRKHIDKMYSIGYEEGKRQIEFLLAEKSE comes from the coding sequence ATGAAAGTAGAATATGATTTTGGTTTGGTTTTGTCAGGAGGCGGATTTCGGGGTGCAGCACATATTGGAGTCATCAAAGCACTATCAGAAGCCGGGATTAAACCTGATATTATTTCAGGGGTAAGTGCAGGGTCATTGGTGGGAGCATGTTTGGCATCCGGAATTTCAGAAGAACAAATGCTTCAGCTGTTTAAAACACCCAATCTTTTTTCGCTCAGAAACTATTCTTACCGTAAGGCAGGACTTTTGGATACCGATAAATTTTTAAAAATTCTATCTGAATTTTTGCCCATTGACAATTTTAATGATTTGAAATTGCCATTATATATTGTAGCAACCAATATGCTCACCGGTAAACTTACTACTTTTAGTACCGGAAATCTCTTGCCCACGGTTTTAGCTTCCTGTGCATTGCCTTTTGTTTTTTCTCCGGTTGAGATAAATGGCGGATTGTACAATGACGGTGGAATAATCAACAACTTTCCGGTCGAACCACTCATAGGAAAATGTAAGAAAATAATAGGCGTTTATGTCAATCCGGTAAATGAGATACTACCTGAAGATTTAAATACTTCCCTGAAAGTGTTAGACAGAGCTTTCAGAATCAGTACGGGCGCAGTGCCATATTTGAAATTTAAGCATTGTGACCTGATGATTGAACCAAAAGCATTGGGCAAATACAATATATTTGATCGTAAACATATTGACAAAATGTACTCCATCGGATATGAAGAAGGAAAAAGACAGATAGAATTTCTTTTGGCAGAAAAAAGTGAGTAG
- a CDS encoding cation transporter, with protein sequence MTNVQENYSLQKKVVLTGIILFIIKITAWYLTDSVAILTDALESTVNVVSGFIGLYSLYLSGLPKDKNHPYGHGKVEFISAGTEGVLIVIAGVVIIFEAVSNLRNPHLPGKLDIGIVLISVAGIINYIVGFISVRQGKKNNSLALVASGRHLQSDAYSTLGLIIGLIILYLTGWAWVDSLLALLFAGIIIYTGIKIVGSSISGIMDEADDKLLEKLVENIQTNRRTNWIDLHNLRIIKYGGTLHMDCHLTVPWYFNVREAHEEVELLDKLVKENFGDSVELFVHTDGCLDFSCKLCDKKDCNVRQYTFEKIIPWTVDNISVNQKHSLDGPES encoded by the coding sequence ATGACCAATGTTCAGGAAAACTATAGCCTTCAGAAAAAAGTAGTACTCACAGGTATTATTTTATTTATCATAAAAATTACAGCGTGGTATCTGACTGACTCAGTTGCTATTCTGACAGATGCACTGGAAAGTACCGTGAATGTTGTCAGTGGTTTTATTGGGCTATATAGTCTTTATTTGTCCGGATTGCCCAAAGACAAAAATCATCCTTATGGCCATGGAAAAGTAGAATTTATTTCCGCCGGTACGGAAGGTGTACTAATTGTAATTGCAGGTGTCGTTATCATTTTTGAAGCCGTCTCTAACCTCAGAAACCCTCATCTCCCCGGAAAGCTGGATATAGGGATTGTCCTGATCTCAGTAGCTGGTATCATTAATTATATTGTTGGATTTATTTCTGTCCGGCAAGGTAAAAAGAACAATTCTCTTGCATTGGTAGCAAGTGGTCGCCATCTTCAGTCTGACGCATATTCCACATTAGGGTTGATTATTGGATTGATTATATTATACTTGACAGGTTGGGCGTGGGTGGATAGTTTATTGGCCCTACTTTTTGCAGGCATCATCATTTATACCGGAATAAAAATTGTAGGCAGTTCAATATCCGGCATCATGGACGAAGCGGATGATAAACTATTGGAAAAATTAGTCGAAAATATACAAACCAACAGAAGGACAAACTGGATTGATCTGCACAACCTCCGGATTATCAAGTACGGTGGCACCCTGCATATGGATTGCCATCTGACTGTACCATGGTATTTTAATGTTCGTGAAGCACACGAAGAAGTTGAATTGCTTGATAAATTGGTAAAAGAAAACTTTGGAGACTCTGTTGAACTGTTTGTTCATACGGATGGTTGTCTGGATTTTTCCTGCAAACTCTGTGATAAAAAAGATTGTAACGTCCGACAATACACATTTGAAAAGATTATTCCTTGGACAGTAGACAATATTTCAGTCAATCAAAAACATAGTTTGGATGGACCGGAATCCTGA
- a CDS encoding Uma2 family endonuclease — protein MKEYITIADTETEEAKELVIDYNKVYTYGDYLKLEIDEMVEIIRGKIFRMSPAPRIKHQDINGNLHSIIHTFLRGKQCRVYHPPTDIVLPIQNKKRTKSTTVVQPDICVICDPKIIEETAVFGVPDFVIEIVAGKDVKRDAQYKYSVYEEAGVGEY, from the coding sequence GAGGAAGCCAAAGAGTTAGTCATCGACTACAATAAAGTATATACTTACGGCGACTATCTCAAGCTCGAAATAGACGAGATGGTAGAAATCATCCGCGGTAAGATATTCAGGATGAGTCCTGCGCCAAGGATAAAACATCAGGACATAAATGGCAATTTACATAGCATCATTCATACTTTTTTAAGGGGTAAACAATGTCGTGTTTATCATCCACCTACTGATATTGTATTACCCATACAAAATAAAAAACGGACAAAGTCCACTACTGTTGTCCAGCCGGATATCTGCGTGATATGTGATCCAAAAATCATCGAAGAAACTGCTGTCTTTGGCGTACCAGATTTTGTGATAGAAATAGTAGCAGGCAAGGATGTCAAGCGAGATGCTCAATATAAATATAGCGTCTATGAAGAAGCCGGCGTGGGAGAATATTGA
- a CDS encoding type I restriction enzyme HsdR N-terminal domain-containing protein has product MVVIDLLKYKEKLTFKYQNDKNFIKDPIRKRFIVLQPEELVRQLFIQYLLSESHFHRNLIQVEKTIIMNGMKRRFDIVVYDKNLSPYILIECKSPEVTLSQQSFDQIFRYNMVVAAPFLVVTNGIITYCGTLNKTKDGYKFINEIPMRVME; this is encoded by the coding sequence ATGGTAGTTATTGATCTTCTCAAATACAAGGAAAAATTAACATTCAAGTACCAAAATGATAAGAATTTCATTAAAGATCCTATCCGTAAAAGATTCATTGTACTTCAACCGGAAGAATTAGTCAGACAACTTTTTATTCAGTATTTACTGTCAGAATCACACTTTCACAGAAATCTGATCCAGGTTGAAAAAACGATCATCATGAATGGAATGAAGAGAAGATTTGATATTGTTGTTTATGACAAGAATCTCTCTCCTTATATTCTGATAGAATGCAAATCGCCTGAAGTCACCCTTTCACAACAAAGTTTTGATCAGATCTTCAGATACAATATGGTTGTAGCAGCACCCTTCCTGGTCGTCACAAATGGAATAATAACCTACTGCGGCACTTTAAATAAGACTAAAGACGGATATAAATTTATCAATGAGATACCGATGAGGGTGATGGAGTGA
- a CDS encoding MFS transporter, with product MNHFKKLIALYTESFSGLSKEIWLLSFVMLINRAGAMVMPFMSLYLTSSLGFSLTDTGYILACYGTGSVLGAFAGGNLTDKYGFYHVQLYSLLVSAIALFVLIFLKTFISIAICVFLFSLISDMLRPANSVAIAAYSLPENRTRSFSLMRLAINLGFSLGPALGGLIAGYIGFKWIFLVDGVTCLWAAWLLVRYLPFKSQIKKAEPDKTIAVVKGLSAYNDPKYIGFIILVSLFAMVFFQLFTSIPVFLESKWGMTEIQIGMLMALNGLLIVVLEMPIVRYLENYKRIMILISLGCVLMAVSYIFLQTSFQGALLAILFVVFITFAEIMTMPFMINYAVSRPTPDRQGQYMALYSIAYGLAHIIAPLGGMYIADELGFSFLYTVMIGLSLLIAYGFYLMRKRQIQIA from the coding sequence ATGAACCATTTCAAAAAACTAATTGCTCTATATACTGAATCCTTTTCCGGATTATCCAAAGAAATCTGGCTTTTAAGCTTCGTAATGCTGATCAACCGTGCGGGTGCTATGGTGATGCCCTTTATGTCCTTGTACCTGACGAGTTCATTAGGATTTTCATTGACAGATACAGGGTATATACTGGCATGTTATGGGACAGGCAGTGTTCTCGGAGCATTTGCAGGCGGAAATCTGACAGACAAATATGGCTTTTATCACGTCCAGTTATATTCTTTATTAGTCAGTGCTATTGCGTTATTTGTATTAATATTTCTTAAAACTTTTATTTCGATAGCTATTTGTGTTTTTCTGTTTTCATTGATTTCTGATATGCTGCGACCTGCCAATAGTGTTGCGATTGCCGCTTATTCACTGCCGGAAAACAGGACCCGTTCTTTTTCTTTGATGAGATTGGCTATCAATCTGGGATTTTCTTTGGGCCCTGCTTTGGGAGGATTGATAGCAGGGTATATAGGGTTTAAGTGGATATTTTTGGTGGATGGTGTTACCTGTTTATGGGCTGCATGGCTATTAGTCAGATATCTTCCATTTAAAAGTCAGATAAAAAAAGCAGAGCCGGATAAAACTATTGCAGTTGTAAAAGGATTATCCGCATACAACGATCCTAAATACATTGGATTTATTATTTTAGTCAGTCTTTTTGCAATGGTTTTTTTCCAGTTGTTTACGAGTATTCCGGTATTTCTTGAAAGCAAGTGGGGCATGACTGAGATACAAATCGGTATGTTGATGGCCTTAAACGGACTGCTGATTGTAGTACTGGAAATGCCTATCGTGAGATATCTGGAGAATTACAAACGAATTATGATACTCATTTCCTTGGGATGCGTTTTAATGGCAGTATCTTACATATTTTTACAAACTTCATTTCAGGGTGCTCTACTCGCAATACTTTTTGTAGTTTTTATAACATTTGCAGAGATAATGACCATGCCTTTTATGATCAACTACGCCGTCTCAAGACCAACACCGGACAGACAGGGCCAATATATGGCTCTTTACTCCATTGCTTATGGACTTGCCCACATCATAGCACCTCTTGGAGGGATGTATATAGCGGATGAGTTGGGCTTTTCATTTCTTTACACTGTGATGATCGGACTCAGTTTACTGATCGCTTACGGTTTTTATTTAATGCGAAAACGCCAGATACAGATAGCTTGA
- the recN gene encoding DNA repair protein RecN — translation MLKKIEIQNYAIIDRVEIEFPLGLNIITGETGAGKSILLGALGLIMGKRADTKVLYDQERKCYVEATFDIKQYALQNFFASEGLDYDDELIIRREIAPGGKSRAFINDSPVTLDLLQQLSDSLIDIHQQFDLLDIHRPAFQLEVIDALAGNQDLLSNYKNQFKKYRQTQKKLAECTEKQKSAQQESDFLAFQMEEFEKLNPVAGELDEKEQLLKRLTAAEDIKKITGLLSHRLDEDEMSVSGQLRELIQQTDHIKDIDSRYMALYDRLTSLYEEVSDLAREAADIADSTEYDAEMISVISERLNQIYRLLKKHSLRDMQELLEYRDNLQLKLDSFGDLTNEIVKLNTELTAIQSELESLAQQLSQKRKSVTSSFEKNVHDLLVQLAMEHAYIQVKCNESNDFTPTGKDEIIWMFAPNKGSAFLPLKDIASGGEISRLTLCIKSLVANAITLPTLIFDEIDTGVSGEVALKMGVLLSGLAKKHQVISITHSPQIAAKADHQFFVYKSEKEHRTVTGLKKLNHEERIQELAKMLSGDPPTPSAIANAKELLDHK, via the coding sequence ATGTTGAAAAAAATCGAAATACAGAATTATGCGATCATTGATCGGGTAGAAATTGAATTTCCACTCGGACTTAATATCATTACAGGTGAAACCGGAGCGGGTAAATCTATACTTCTTGGCGCTCTTGGACTTATAATGGGAAAGCGTGCTGATACGAAAGTACTGTATGACCAGGAGAGAAAATGTTATGTCGAAGCTACTTTCGATATCAAACAATATGCATTACAAAACTTTTTTGCATCCGAAGGACTGGATTATGACGATGAACTGATCATCAGAAGAGAAATAGCGCCCGGTGGTAAAAGTCGTGCTTTTATTAATGATTCTCCTGTCACATTAGATCTGCTGCAACAACTGAGTGATAGCCTGATCGATATCCATCAGCAGTTTGACCTGCTGGATATCCACCGGCCTGCATTTCAACTCGAAGTCATTGATGCGTTAGCCGGAAATCAGGACTTGTTGTCTAATTATAAAAATCAGTTTAAAAAGTACAGGCAGACACAAAAAAAACTGGCGGAATGTACCGAAAAACAAAAATCTGCTCAGCAGGAAAGTGATTTTCTGGCTTTTCAGATGGAAGAATTTGAGAAACTAAATCCCGTGGCGGGCGAACTGGATGAAAAGGAACAACTTCTTAAACGTCTCACAGCAGCAGAAGATATAAAAAAAATTACCGGACTTCTTTCGCACAGACTGGATGAAGACGAAATGTCTGTCAGTGGTCAACTGCGGGAGCTTATACAGCAAACTGACCACATCAAAGATATTGATAGCAGATATATGGCACTTTATGACAGATTGACTTCACTCTATGAAGAAGTATCAGATCTTGCACGTGAAGCCGCAGACATAGCTGATTCTACAGAATACGATGCAGAGATGATTTCCGTTATTTCAGAGCGACTTAATCAAATCTACCGTTTGCTCAAAAAACATTCTTTACGTGATATGCAGGAATTGTTGGAATACAGAGATAACTTACAACTTAAATTAGATAGTTTCGGAGATCTCACTAATGAAATTGTAAAGTTAAATACTGAATTAACTGCCATACAATCTGAACTCGAATCATTGGCACAACAGCTTTCCCAAAAAAGAAAGTCTGTCACTTCATCTTTTGAGAAAAACGTGCATGATTTGCTCGTTCAGTTAGCGATGGAGCATGCCTATATCCAGGTAAAATGCAACGAAAGTAATGACTTCACACCCACAGGAAAAGATGAAATTATCTGGATGTTTGCACCCAATAAAGGAAGTGCGTTTTTACCTTTAAAAGATATTGCATCCGGTGGCGAGATATCAAGATTAACTTTATGCATCAAATCACTGGTGGCAAATGCTATCACATTACCAACATTGATATTTGACGAAATAGATACCGGTGTTTCGGGTGAAGTGGCATTAAAAATGGGTGTTTTACTTTCCGGACTCGCAAAAAAACATCAGGTCATTTCCATCACCCATTCACCTCAAATCGCTGCAAAAGCTGATCACCAATTTTTTGTTTATAAATCTGAAAAAGAGCACAGAACAGTCACAGGATTAAAAAAACTTAATCACGAAGAAAGAATACAGGAACTCGCTAAAATGTTGAGCGGAGACCCTCCTACCCCATCTGCCATTGCCAATGCCAAAGAATTGCTGGATCATAAGTGA
- a CDS encoding SDR family oxidoreductase: MDHKNIVVIGGTKGIGRSVTEKLKSSGHKLTVFARHSDSTLPSDINFIKKDFVTESVTEDELPEVIDGLVYCPGSINLKPFKSITDQQFLDEYQINVLGAVKIIRASLKGLKKSVKSPSIVLFSTVAVSQGMPFHASIAMAKGAVEGLTRSLAAELAPGIRVNCIAPSLTNTPLSERLLSTPERVDAASSRHPLKRVGQPEDIASMAVFLLSDESTWISGQILAVDGGMSTLKI; encoded by the coding sequence GTGGATCATAAAAATATTGTTGTCATTGGGGGAACGAAAGGGATAGGAAGGTCGGTTACTGAAAAATTGAAGTCATCAGGACACAAGCTTACAGTATTTGCAAGACATTCAGATAGTACACTTCCTTCTGACATAAATTTTATAAAGAAAGATTTCGTTACCGAATCTGTTACAGAAGATGAACTTCCTGAAGTGATCGACGGCCTGGTTTATTGCCCGGGGAGCATAAACCTTAAACCTTTTAAATCCATCACCGACCAGCAATTTCTGGATGAATATCAGATCAATGTGCTCGGTGCTGTAAAAATAATCAGAGCGTCTTTAAAAGGCCTTAAAAAATCTGTTAAATCTCCTTCAATAGTTTTGTTCAGCACGGTTGCAGTGTCTCAGGGAATGCCATTTCACGCATCGATAGCCATGGCAAAAGGTGCAGTGGAAGGCTTAACCCGATCACTGGCTGCAGAATTAGCGCCAGGTATTCGGGTCAATTGCATAGCCCCTTCTTTGACAAACACCCCCTTATCTGAAAGATTACTATCCACTCCGGAAAGAGTAGATGCTGCTTCATCCAGACATCCGTTAAAAAGAGTTGGCCAACCTGAAGATATTGCATCTATGGCAGTATTTCTTCTCTCTGATGAATCAACCTGGATTTCAGGGCAGATCCTGGCGGTAGATGGTGGTATGTCCACTCTAAAGATATGA